In one window of Drosophila innubila isolate TH190305 chromosome 2L unlocalized genomic scaffold, UK_Dinn_1.0 4_B_2L, whole genome shotgun sequence DNA:
- the LOC117782030 gene encoding transmembrane protein 138, producing MKLTLRRYSWLLVLQLTLLVADLFFNAFGSWLSRDKLQTAILFFVVQDAFIILEYLLFTLSLHSTCVYQVGASHIILRNCKLFLFSITVYFLLSASQHSWIVYQYRLSPSESAQQWPLALYALAVFQRLMSVFYYYTSKSTALIMADPRYKEEHLDWIAEQLGDK from the exons atgaaattaacattACGTCGATATTCTTGGCTTTTGGTCCTGCAATTGACATTACTGGTGGCCGATTTGTTCTTCAATGCCTTTGGCTCCTGGTTGTCGCGGGATAAGCTCCAAActgcaatattattttttgt CGTTCAGGACGCCTTCATCATTTTGGAGTATCTGCTGTTTACATTGTCATTGCATTCGACTTGCGTTTATCAAGTGGGCGCCTCCCACATTATCCTGCGCaactgcaaattgtttttgttcagTATTACGGTCTATTTTCTGCTATCCGCCTCGCAGCACTCTTGGATTGTCTACCAGTATCGATTGTCCCCATCAGAATCCGCTCAGCAATGGCCCTTGGCTTTGTACGCCTTGGCGGTGTTTCAACGCTTAA TGTCGGTTTTCTATTATTACACTTCAAAGTCAACCGCTCTGATCATGGCTGATCCGCGTTATAAGGAGGAACATCTCGATTGGATAGCCGAGCAATTAGGCGACAAGTAA
- the LOC117780305 gene encoding vitelline membrane protein Vm26Ab: MAFNIGHMFLVTILAIVCAAETIQLQPTQGILIPAPLAENIRVSRAAYGGYGAPAAAPSYSAPAAPSYSAPAAPAYSAPAAPAYSAPAAPAYSAPAAPAYSAPAAPAYAAPAAPAYSAPAAPAYSPAPVPSPPCPKNYMFSCQPSLQPVPCSAPAPSYGSSGAYSHYAPQYAVPIVRELL; the protein is encoded by the coding sequence ATGGCATTCAACATTGGACACATGTTTTTGGTCACTATCCTGGCCATTGTCTGCGCTGCGGAGACGATTCAGTTGCAGCCAACGCAGGGTATCCTGATCCCAGCACCATTGGCCGAGAACATTCGTGTGTCGAGAGCTGCCTATGGCGGCTATGGAGCACCAGCTGCCGCACCTTCTTACTCCGCTCCAGCTGCACCTTCTTACTCCGCTCCAGCTGCACCAGCTTACTCCGCCCCAGCTGCACCAGCTTACTCCGCTCCAGCTGCACCAGCTTACTCCGCTCCAGCTGCCCCTGCATACTCTGCACCCGCTGCTCCCGCCTACGCCGCACCCGCTGCCCCAGCATATTCCGCACCAGCCGCACCTGCCTACTCACCAGCACCCGTCCCATCCCCTCCGTGCCCAAAGAACTACATGTTCAGCTGCCAGCCCTCTCTGCAGCCCGTGCCCTGCTCAGCGCCTGCTCCATCCTATGGCTCCTCGGGTGCCTACTCTCACTACGCTCCCCAATACGCTGTGCCCATCGTCCGCGAGTTGCTTTAA